Genomic segment of Coffea arabica cultivar ET-39 chromosome 1e, Coffea Arabica ET-39 HiFi, whole genome shotgun sequence:
cttcctctctttctctcgcTGTTTTCTGGTTTCCCTCCGTCCCCTTTCTCTTCactcttttctgttttcttctCCCCCGACTCCCTCTCCTGTTTGCGGCTGTCCCCTCGGTCTATTTATATCAGCAAAACCAACCCTAAAACAACTCAGCCCTCTTgccatatttgcagctaagggccgctaaaccctttgtttgcaagctgcgtaaaaaacgcagcttgcagtcgcgtatcatctttttttttttttttttttccgaaactaTTAATACCAAAATAATaacatataaataataataataacaaattgacaacaaaacctaaataataataataaaaataaaaacaaattaaaaattaaaaaaaaacaaactaaacaaataaaaacaacaaaaatggccatttttcaatttttcaattttccaatttgtcatttttcatcattttctttttctcaaaataacttaataaaaataactaaagtgcccaaagattgaatttaaagaaataaacatatttttgtgaacaaattttccttttctcctttttctctttttctcatttttccaatccaactaaagcctatttttttgaatttttcttctttttcctctttttcttcaattttctcttttctccttttttatgatttttcattttcattttcttttcaagaaagcattgaataaaaacaaaatgactaaaacatatttttgatgttttccttttcttttttctagaaactctatgctaattttaaacttaaaagctaaagctaaaaactaaaactaaaaaaaaatgaataaaacttaaaatagcaaataagaattaagaataaaaaataaatgaaattacactaaaatctggtgtctacagtttgcccctctttgtccgagttttggaaaaacttgagacaaagaagtagacaccaaacactcacctgtgttattcggctacgaacgtcacgaacggtggacactttagaaataaggactgaccccttttggcAAAACTTTTAAAATAGCATTGACTTAGACAGGAAATTGAaagcgggattgacccgaacgaaatttaaagacgggactggcccaaacaggaacttaaaacgggactgacccgaacagaaaaattaaaattgggactgactagagaaggaaattcaaatcatgggactggcccgaacaagctttgaattgtgggactgacccgcataagctttgaatcgtgggactgacccgaaaatgcttttgatcgtgggactgacccgaaaatgcttttgatcatgggactgacccgaataaaattttaatcgcgggactgacccgaaaatgcttttgatcgtgggactgacccgaaaaatgcttttgatcgtgggactgacccgaaaatgcttttgatcgtgggactgacccgaataaaattttaatcgcgggactgacccgaaaatgcttttgatcatgggactgacccgaaaatgcttttgatcgtgggactgacccgaaaatacttttgatcatgggaccgacccgaataagcttttgatcgtgggactgacccgaacaggaatttaaacgggactgactcgaacagaattcaaacgggactgacccaaacaggaatttaaacgggactgtaTGAAgaaaactgtataagactttatttgaaaatgtatccacagatttgccccagtaatgaattggtcagtgggattaaacccgaaccTGCCATGATGATCGACcagtgggataatacccgatcctgccaaggttggcgggatgaaacccggtcccaacgaaaaaagcggtcagcgggattatacccggtcctgcagagattggcgggatgaaacccggtcccaatttgataaaaagcggtcagcgggattatacccggtcctgctgagattggcgggatgaaacccggtcccaatttgataaaaaagcggtcagcgggattatacccggtcctgccgagattggcgggatgaaacccggtcccaatttgataaaaagcggtcagcgggattatacccggtcctgcttTGAAAATCACTAATGCTTTGAAATGACCATTAgtgatttcagaaaattagtgaTTTCGCTATGTTCTATTCAAAGTTGCGCTCCAGGGAATGTATTCAAACGAGTTGGATACTTCTCTGGAATCATCTTGGTCATGGATGCTAAAGTTTCGCGATGAGATATGCTCGTTGGCATTTAAGCCAGGAAGTGATGGGAGAAGGTTGCTTGCACTGAAGTTTATGGAAACAGTTGTTCTACTCTATACACCTGATCCTAATGGCTCCTCAGATCCACCTGCTGATCTAGATTCAGAAGCCAGTGTTAAAGAATTTAACATATCATGGCTTCGAGGGGGTCATCCTATactaaatattggagatttgtCAATTGAAGCAAGTCAGAGTTTGGGTCTGCTGCTCGATCAGTTGAGATTTCCAACAGTAAAGTCACTGAACAACTTGATTATCATTATGCTTATCAACAGTCTCTCTGCAATTGCAAGTAAAAGGCCTGCATTTTATGGACGTATTCTGCCAGTTTTACTTGGTTTGGACCCTTCAAGCTCCAGTGGCAAAGGGGTGCATCATGCTTTGAAGAGTGCCTTCCTCTCTTGCTTGAATTGTACTCATCCGGGTGCTGTCCCGTGGCGTGATCGCTTAATTGATGCTCTGAGAGAATTAAAAGCTGTAGGAGTGGCAGAACATGCTGCTATAGAACTAGCTTCACAAAATAGTGGAAGTTTAGAGAGGAAAAATGATTCTTTAATAACCCAGGATCGAAAACCTACAAGCAAGGCCCTTGATGATATACGCAATGACGCCAGCAGGAAAAGAACAGGAATGGAAGAAAGTACTGATCTACTTGAGGATAAAATGTCTGTAAAACGCATGAAATCTGTGCCTGTCACCTCTGATGGATCAACAAATGATTTAAGTTCTGACCAGGGCAGAGTTCCTTCTGGTGGATCTGGGGCTTGTAAAATGGAAGAAGACAGTGGCCCTGTCCAACAACTTGTTGGTATGTTTGGTGCATTGGTTGCTCAAGGAGAAAAAGCTATTGCATCATTAGAGATTCTCATCTCTAGTATATCAGCTGACTTGCTTGCTGAAGTTGTAATTGCTAACATgcggaattttccttcaaatctCCCTCAAATTGAAGGAGATAATGAGCAGTTGTTTGGCAGAGGGTCTTGTCCTGGCATGTCAGGAAGCAATTCTGAGTTTGATAATTTAACATTGCTTCTCACCAACATTCTTTCACAATCTAGTGCTGTCCCACAGAAAGATAGTGGGATGGATTCTCTACCTTCTGCGGCAAATGAGCTTGAGCTAAGAGGGACCTCGGGTAATACTGATGTCCCTGGTATGAGCTATGTGATGGAAGAGGCTTCAGTGCCTACAACTACTCCAGCTTCTTCAGGTGGACATGCCCCATGTGACACAGAGAATGGTTCAGGGACGCCCTCTGATGTTATTGATGTTGGGAATGAAGAGAGTGAGATACCTGGTCTAGATTTACCAGTTCCCAAGGATGAATTAGTTATTACTTCTTTGGGTTCAACTGAATTGAAGGATGCAAGTCAAGAACAAGTTAGTAGTCTAGCTAGGTCATCACTAGAATTACTTCCTTCAGTGTCAACTGATAGGTCTGAGGAACTTAGCCCTAGAGCTACAGTTACAGACCTAAGCTGTGTCAACTCCTTAAGTGCAACTTCTTCTGGGTTATCGACACAGTTGCTTTTGCCCAAGATTTCTGCCCCGGTTATAAGTCTTAGTGATGACCAGCTAGATAACTTACAGAAGCCGATTCTCTTGCGCATAACTGATACTTACAAGCAAATAGCTACCGCTGGAGGTTCTCAAGTCTGCCTTTCTGTCCTTGCTTATTTAGGAGTTAAGTTTCCATTGGATTTAGAGCCATGGAAGTTACTACAAACACATATACTGTCTGACTATGTAAATCATGAGGGGCACGAGTTGACTTTGCGTGTCCTCTACAGGTTATATGGTGAAGCAGAAGAGGACCACGACTTTGTTTCCTCAACCACTGCTAAATCTGTATATGAGATGTTTCTTCTTACCGTGGCAGAAACATTAAGGGATTCTTTTCCATGGCCTGACAAATGTCTAAATAGATTGCTTGTTGAAGTTCCTTACCTGCCCgattccattttgaaattgcttGAGGGCATGTGTTCCCCTGGTGGCAGTAACAAAGATAACAACAATCTGGAACGAGTTCGGCAAGGTCTTAGTATTGTATGGAGTCTGATTTTGTTGAGGCCTCCTATTCGAGATGCCTGCCTAACAATTGCTTTGAAGAGTGCAATTCATCCGGTTGAAGAAGTGCGAGATAAGGCCTTACGTCTGGTGGTGAACAAGCTTTATCCTCTGCCTTCAATGTCACGGCAAATAGAAGCTTTTGCCTGGGAGGTGTTGGTATCAGCTGCAAATGCCAATACTGCACTGGAGTCATGTGATGCTGATGGAGCTAATGCTGAATTTAAGGATTCTGATATGGGAAAACCATCAAATGAACTTCCCGTTGTTGGTACCTCTTCCAAAGGGTTATCAGCAGTCACCGATTCATTTTCAATATCTGAAAATATATCGTCCTCCTTACTAGCTGAGGGGCAGCGACGCATGGCTCTGTATTTTGCAATTTGTACAAAGAATCACTCCCTCTTTCGCCAAATATTTGTTATTTATGAGAGTACATCCAAGGCTGTAAAGCAGGCAGTATTACACCACATCCCAAAGCTTGTTCGAGCAATTGGCCCGTCGCCTGAGCTTCTTCAAATCTTATCTGATCCACCAACTGGAAGCATGAAGCTTGTGATGCAGGTTTTACACACATTGATAGATGGGACAACGCCTTCCCCGGAATTGTTATCTACCATTAAGAAGTTGTATGATACTAAAGTAAAGGATGTAGAGATTCTAATTCTCATACTGCCATTTTTGCCAAAAGATGAGGTTTTGGCAATGTTTCCACATCTCGTGAATTCCCCAGTgcagtcgccaactgtcgcgccccactttttgaatgtgtGTGGTGTGTGAATAGTGTGgaatatgtgaacgtgtgtaaatgaaaataaaaggccatgggactttaaaaatgcgacgatttggccaaacgaagttcaaaaggggttttttgaatgaaaaatggagtcgccacttggtatagagttagggtgtaccaagtcacccaaaaagaaattttctaaaggaaagatagaaagaaaccccttttgaacgactcctagtccacgtaaaccaacgaaaaaggttcgggagtcacatttgacgaaggagaaggcaaggataaaaatccaagacacccctcgacctagccaaggctagttgcgtgatttagccccacctttcctaacttttctaccaaaaatatgtattgcatgttttggatttgactagatgaatgcaaaaagaaagaaaaaatgcaaacctaaattctaaaatgtctcttgtaaggtttttggtcccaaccacatgagttgtggcggccaataaaggaaaaccttatagaggtcgattaatgcaaatgatggctaaagtgcaagtgtgcaagtgtataaaaaggtgcacgtgtgaaattgtatgaaaaatccaagtgtttgtgtgcaagtgaagatagaaaagcaagtgaaagtgataaaaaggtgcatgtgtgcaaatgagacaaaagtgaaagtgtaatgatagagtggattgagaatgcatgagcctagggaattcatgcatattgggtacggggagacctaaatcgtgacttgattttccctttgattagaaggcaaacctagcgtgctaaggctatcgagtagccacactcgctcgtttcccttatcggaaggggacactcaagcaaaatgaaccctattgCTAGTATGgggtgcaaaaatcctaaaatgaggggaaaggagaatcgaggagcatgccaaatgataaactaagaaaatgcatgacatgtaatggacatgcaaatgatgtgctaacgaggggaaatccctaagggtctagcgttggactagcccattctatgaattccgactagcgttggactagtggaaacgtacattcatccattccattcattcatggctatgaaagcaagtagacatgcctaaacactcgtaaacacgtaacacgtaacacttagcatgctcgactagatgcaagggcctaataaagcaattaaacatgtagcaacaaaacaaacaaccaaggggaaggggaaatggaccagatgctctccgagccctatctattacaagccaagaggtgtacacataccccataaaacataaaggggaaggggtaaatggaccagatgctcgccaagccctatctattacaagccaagaggtgtacacataccccataaaacttaaataaaagtaagagtaagtaaatgcacgcaaggaggtaaggaaagcgaagtagacatgcatattcacataacacataagatcacataggagagacaaaaagggataaaagaagttgtACCTTCCCCCCGTGTGTAATGCTAGTAAGGTGAGCAAGACTCAACTTGGGCTATAGTCGCTAAAGAAGGAgctaatttgggctaaaaccattcaaaggaaaagattaatgcaccaatttaatgataaaatgTAAATAAACCAAATGACatccatcaaaccatcaaaAATTTCCTCAATCACAACTTAAATGTAGTCAAAGGTGCTTAAAGATCAAGGAGGAGGCATGACCTATCCAATTTCCACGTAGAGCATCTACTAGGGACAAAACCCCTTACCAATCTATCCAAGAGTCAACTCAAAACATATAACCATCAATTAAGATCCTAGAATGGCAAGGCTAATCAAACAACTCAAGTAATTGAGCCATGGTAGAACTAAGGTAGACATGGAAGTTACATTGCCGTtgttttaggacctaattgcaaacaCATGaagtcattcaagtccaaatgaaACGCTCAAGAGTCTCAAAGATTTCCAAACGATAGAATGCCAAACAACTGTTCAAATTGCAATAAACTTAGGACTCAAATGCAAACCAAGGACCCAAGATGCAACCACTAATCTAATCAAACAAGGTCAATTGAGACATTTTAGGAATTTTGAAAGTCCAAGAGCCAAGGAAGGTCAAGCAAGATTTTAAAGTGCAACTATTACATGACCCAATCGCAAGAATTTAGAGTATTGGTGGGCTTTTGTAGCATTACTGCAAAAAATCACAGGgatccaattgaagaaattattcTATTTGTTGGGTCATAGTAACATGAGGTGAAACTTGAAAggttaaagtgtaatttttctgAAGTGTTCCATGCATGCAACGTagaagatttctgcattttGAAGCTTTCTACAGCTAAACACATGCCTGCTGCATGTTTATTTCTAAGCTTTGCGGCAATTTCCAGCAGCAACTACatccatttcatcatacaaacaaatttatcaaaacagaaattattAACCCAAATCAAACATGACATTTTGTTTGCAAGATTAAGATGGCAAATCCAAGTTGATGACCGCCCAAGATAAAGAAAAACAGCAAGACAGCATGCCGCAAGAATTTCTGCAAAAGCCAGGAAGCTTTCGGCAGCCCATAATGAATCAGAATTTTTAACCAAGCATCAAAGGCTTTAGAGTAAACAACAGTTAGCCAAACCGCAAGcccaaacaaggaaacaaaaactcaagaaagcttatcgcacaaatctggaaaatcagAAACCTTGCTGCAATTTTTAGCCATGACTTTGTCCAGAATTTTCAGTTTATCATGTCAACAGAAATAGAATCATGAAGCTCGTGGGTTTATCCatcaaaccccccccccccccttttacAGTCAGATCAAATCAAGAGAAACACATAAGCTTCAGTGGTTCTAAGCTAACCCAATCCAGATTCACGCACAAAAGGAAACCAGAGGCACGATCATGAACTTCTGGTAATACCCAGGCTGATGATGCAAACTACCCTTCACATATTTAAACCACAAAGCACAGAACTTTATTTAGTCAAACACACAACAAACGCAATCCCAGGCTTATACTTCATCTTTAAAGAACAGAACAACGCAAAACCTTGTCTGACTTCAACTTTAGTAAACCAGATTTTTAAAACAAACCCACGAGACAATCCATAGCAAAAATGCAGTCAGGGTGGACGTACGAAACTGGCTTTGCGACCCAAACTTTAAAACGAACAGAGAAGAGATTGAAGATTACCTATTTCGCTGCTCCAGGAGTTAAATCACCGTGGGTAGTCCCGGATTGGCCGAACCCGAACTGCGAACTTTGACAAAGGGCCGTGGAGCTTCGAGCTTTGGGCTTCATCTCTTGGTcactctctatctctctctggCCGTCAGATATCCTCCttctttttctggtttttccCCCTAGTCCTCCACCTGCTCTCCTTTCTTGCGGccttcctctctttctctcgcTGTTTTCTGGTTTCCCTCCGTCCCCTTTCTCTTCactcttttctgttttcttctCCCCCGACTCCCTCTTTTGTTTAGTTCGAAACCCTCTCTCCAACTCCCCCTAGTTTTTCATTGCTCAGCCTCCCAGAGCTCTCAGTTCCAGCCGCTACTCCAATCTCCTTTCCTTAATCAGTCGCCCTCTCTTTCTAGCTTCCTTAGCCGTCCACTTCTAAAAACCAAAACCTCCTTCTTGCGGCTGttacttcttttcctttttatatcCAGCTATCCCCCTTCAACCCTAAAACCTCTGTCCTTTCTCCTGTATTTGCAGCCCCAGGTCTGCCCGAAGCCcctccttgcaagctgcaaaaaaacgcagcttgcaagtcgcgtgtcctctttttttttttttttcagctaattaattaattaaacaaaaaaatggataataataataataataataataataaaaacaacttAATCAACATtggataataataaaataaataaaactagaaacaacaaaatgccactttcaatctttttctttcattttcatttttcatcattttttcactttttttcttttttttttcttttttttttcactttcaagaaagcattgaatctAAATTACAAatgactaaatcatattttttttgaatgctttttctttttctctttccctttttcaagaaattctatgataaaaacttaaaaataaaaataaaaataaaactagaaactaaaactaaaaaacgaacacgacaaataaaaactaaaaataaacagtaaacgaaattacaccaaaaatttggtgtctacagtttgcccctctttgtctgagttttgaaaaaacttgagacaaagaagtagacaccaaatacttacctgtgttattcggctgtgaacgactcgaacgatggggactgacccatTTTGACGAGATTGACTGGGATGAGAAATTTATAATGGGCTGATctgaacaagaaattaaaaggcaggactgaccccaacatgaatttaaaatcgggactgacccgagcaggaatttaaatgggatagacccggacaaaaatgtaaatgggatagacccacgggatagacccgaacaaaatttaaatgggatagacccacgggatagacccggactgaaatgtaaatgggatagacccacgggatagacccggacagaaatgtaaatgggatagacccagacagaaatgtaaatgggatagacccacgggatagacccggacagaaatgtaaatgggatagacccagacagaaatgtaaatgggatagacccacgggatagacccagacagaaatgtaaatgggatagacccaaacagaaatgtaaatgggatagacccacgggatagacccggacagaaatgtaaatgggatagacccagacagaaatgtgaatgggatagacccacgggatagactcggacagaaatgtaaatgggatagacccagacagaaatttaaaatcatgggactgacccgaatacgCTTTTAAtcacaggactgacccgaataagctttgaatcgcggga
This window contains:
- the LOC113691046 gene encoding uncharacterized protein, with translation MYSNELDTSLESSWSWMLKFRDEICSLAFKPGSDGRRLLALKFMETVVLLYTPDPNGSSDPPADLDSEASVKEFNISWLRGGHPILNIGDLSIEASQSLGLLLDQLRFPTVKSLNNLIIIMLINSLSAIASKRPAFYGRILPVLLGLDPSSSSGKGVHHALKSAFLSCLNCTHPGAVPWRDRLIDALRELKAVGVAEHAAIELASQNSGSLERKNDSLITQDRKPTSKALDDIRNDASRKRTGMEESTDLLEDKMSVKRMKSVPVTSDGSTNDLSSDQGRVPSGGSGACKMEEDSGPVQQLVGMFGALVAQGEKAIASLEILISSISADLLAEVVIANMRNFPSNLPQIEGDNEQLFGRGSCPGMSGSNSEFDNLTLLLTNILSQSSAVPQKDSGMDSLPSAANELELRGTSGNTDVPGMSYVMEEASVPTTTPASSGGHAPCDTENGSGTPSDVIDVGNEESEIPGLDLPVPKDELVITSLGSTELKDASQEQVSSLARSSLELLPSVSTDRSEELSPRATVTDLSCVNSLSATSSGLSTQLLLPKISAPVISLSDDQLDNLQKPILLRITDTYKQIATAGGSQVCLSVLAYLGVKFPLDLEPWKLLQTHILSDYVNHEGHELTLRVLYRLYGEAEEDHDFVSSTTAKSVYEMFLLTVAETLRDSFPWPDKCLNRLLVEVPYLPDSILKLLEGMCSPGGSNKDNNNLERVRQGLSIVWSLILLRPPIRDACLTIALKSAIHPVEEVRDKALRLVVNKLYPLPSMSRQIEAFAWEVLVSAANANTALESCDADGANAEFKDSDMGKPSNELPVVGTSSKGLSAVTDSFSISENISSSLLAEGQRRMALYFAICTKNHSLFRQIFVIYESTSKAVKQAVLHHIPKLVRAIGPSPELLQILSDPPTGSMKLVMQVLHTLIDGTTPSPELLSTIKKLYDTKVKDVEILILILPFLPKDEVLAMFPHLVNSPVQSPTVAPHFLNVCGV